One segment of Halomonas sp. TD01 DNA contains the following:
- the trpA gene encoding tryptophan synthase subunit alpha, with protein sequence MNRIDQRFSELKEQGRKALIPYITAGDPAPQYTVGFMHALVEAGADIIELGVPFSDPMADGPVIQKACERALKQGTRLVDLLDMVAEFRQVDAKTPIVLMGYLNPIERIGYETFADKAASVGVDGVLVVDMPPEEADEFGPLLKARDLAAIFLVAPTTSNARAATICAHGEGYLYYVSLKGVTGAATLNADDVAEHLAPLREMTDLPLCVGFGIRDGVTAAEVAKVADGVIVGSALVNRIAESVDAPETIAGQLKSVLGEMRTAMDA encoded by the coding sequence ATGAACCGTATTGACCAACGTTTTTCCGAATTAAAAGAGCAGGGTCGTAAGGCCTTGATCCCGTACATTACCGCCGGTGATCCTGCGCCTCAGTACACCGTGGGCTTTATGCATGCCCTGGTAGAAGCGGGCGCTGATATTATTGAGCTTGGCGTGCCGTTTTCAGATCCAATGGCTGACGGCCCGGTGATTCAAAAAGCCTGTGAGCGGGCGCTTAAGCAGGGCACTCGCTTAGTTGATCTGCTGGATATGGTCGCTGAGTTCCGTCAAGTGGATGCTAAAACACCTATCGTATTGATGGGATATCTCAATCCGATAGAGCGGATTGGCTATGAAACGTTTGCTGATAAAGCGGCAAGCGTTGGCGTTGATGGCGTGCTGGTAGTAGATATGCCGCCTGAAGAGGCTGACGAGTTCGGCCCGCTATTAAAAGCGCGCGATCTAGCAGCGATTTTCTTGGTTGCGCCTACCACTTCCAATGCTCGTGCCGCTACAATATGTGCTCACGGTGAGGGCTATCTCTATTATGTTTCGCTTAAGGGCGTTACCGGTGCTGCTACACTCAACGCTGACGATGTGGCTGAGCACCTCGCGCCTTTGCGTGAAATGACCGACTTGCCACTGTGTGTTGGCTTCGGTATCCGTGATGGTGTGACGGCCGCTGAAGTAGCGAAAGTCGCTGATGGTGTGATTGTTGGCAGTGCGCTAGTGAACCGCATTGCAGAAAGCGTTGACGCACCTGAAACCATTGCTGGTCAGCTTAAAAGCGTGTTGGGCGAAATGCGCACCGCGATGGATGCCTAA
- the trpB gene encoding tryptophan synthase subunit beta: protein MPVTVSATETKFSDLTRMPDARGHFGPYGGRFVSETLSFALEELEQTYLSLRDDPAFQAEFDRDLAHYVGRPSPLYHAERWSQSLGGAQIWLKREDLNHTGAHKVNNTIGQALLAKKTGKPRVIAETGAGQHGVATATVAARLGLECDVYMGAADVQRQKLNVYRMRLLGARVIPVESGTRTLKDAMNEALRDWVTNVDNTFYIIGTVAGPHPYPQLVRDFNSVVGREARQQSLAQIGRLPDALIACVGGGSNALGLFYPFVEDDAVAMYGVEAGGDGIETGRHAAPLSTNAPRGVLHGNRTYLMSDEAGQVSDTHSISAGLDYPGVGPEHALWKDVGRVNYVAANDKEVLEAFRELTHMEGIMPALESAHALAHAKVLAPTMRPDQHIVVNLSGRGDKDIMTVANIDGIEF, encoded by the coding sequence TACGGCGGCCGGTTTGTGTCGGAAACCCTGAGCTTTGCCCTGGAAGAGTTAGAGCAGACCTACCTGAGTTTGCGTGATGATCCCGCTTTCCAGGCTGAGTTTGACCGTGATCTTGCCCATTATGTAGGGCGTCCATCGCCGCTTTACCATGCTGAACGATGGTCACAGTCTCTAGGGGGCGCGCAAATTTGGTTGAAGCGTGAAGACTTGAACCACACGGGTGCCCACAAGGTTAATAACACTATTGGCCAAGCGCTGTTAGCCAAAAAAACCGGCAAGCCCAGGGTTATTGCTGAAACCGGTGCGGGCCAGCACGGTGTTGCCACGGCGACAGTGGCAGCTCGCTTAGGCCTGGAATGTGACGTTTATATGGGGGCGGCAGACGTTCAGCGTCAGAAATTGAACGTTTATCGTATGCGCCTGTTGGGTGCGCGGGTAATTCCTGTGGAATCAGGCACTCGTACGCTTAAAGACGCGATGAATGAAGCATTGCGTGACTGGGTCACCAACGTTGATAACACGTTCTACATCATTGGTACCGTGGCTGGTCCGCATCCTTATCCGCAGCTGGTGCGTGATTTCAATTCGGTAGTGGGACGTGAAGCGCGCCAACAGTCATTAGCGCAAATTGGGCGTCTGCCGGATGCGCTGATTGCCTGTGTAGGCGGTGGTTCTAACGCCTTGGGCCTATTTTATCCCTTCGTCGAAGATGATGCGGTGGCTATGTACGGTGTCGAAGCTGGTGGCGATGGTATCGAAACAGGCCGGCATGCCGCGCCGCTTTCGACGAACGCGCCACGTGGTGTTTTGCACGGCAACCGCACTTACTTGATGTCTGACGAAGCGGGGCAGGTATCGGACACACACTCGATTTCTGCTGGGCTCGACTACCCAGGTGTTGGCCCTGAACACGCGCTATGGAAAGATGTTGGCCGAGTTAACTACGTAGCGGCAAACGATAAAGAAGTGCTGGAAGCGTTCCGTGAGCTGACGCACATGGAAGGGATTATGCCAGCGTTGGAATCTGCCCATGCGCTTGCCCATGCGAAGGTGCTGGCCCCGACCATGCGCCCTGACCAGCATATCGTGGTCAACCTTTCTGGTCGTGGTGATAAAGATATCATGACCGTTGCGAACATCGATGGCATTGAGTTTTAA